A stretch of Deinobacterium chartae DNA encodes these proteins:
- a CDS encoding alpha/beta hydrolase family protein has product MNRLNRPLLASLNDSPTSGSLRPSTDTAPGASGAAPGPLQLPPALVYDWLGMAGKAQYRAADLGESLHIARSLMGGDPTEAIVAYEAMAERLLQAAQNSLSRGHRISARDAFLRASNYAAATLDFLDAAGQADRFLPLWTRHRDSFDQAVALFDPPAEHIEIPYEGTTLPGYFIRPDDARTPRPLLILNNGSDGSVLSMWTSGGAAAIERGYHILIFDGPGQGAALFRQQLYFRPDWEKVITPVVEYALGRPEVDPNRIALQGISQGGYWVPRALAFEHRIAAAIADPGVVDVSSSWLENLPEELRDFLHTQNKAAFDAAMTEYTQQVPEARATLAFRMRPYGMTSFYDVFQAVQAYTLRGLTDRIRCPLLVTDPAREQFWPGQSRQLYDALTCPKTLVPFTAEDGSDLHCEPQALAVRDQRIFDWLDEVLG; this is encoded by the coding sequence ATGAACCGGTTAAACCGTCCCCTGTTGGCCAGTCTGAACGATTCCCCCACCTCCGGGTCCCTGCGACCCTCTACCGATACGGCTCCCGGCGCGTCTGGCGCTGCCCCCGGGCCGCTGCAGTTGCCCCCGGCCCTGGTCTATGACTGGCTGGGAATGGCCGGAAAAGCGCAGTACCGCGCTGCCGACCTGGGAGAGAGCTTGCATATCGCGCGTTCCCTGATGGGCGGTGATCCCACAGAGGCCATCGTGGCGTACGAAGCGATGGCAGAACGTCTGCTTCAGGCCGCGCAGAACAGCCTGAGCCGTGGCCACCGGATCAGCGCCCGAGACGCTTTCTTGCGCGCCTCCAACTACGCCGCGGCCACGCTCGACTTTCTGGACGCGGCCGGACAGGCCGACCGCTTCCTGCCGCTGTGGACCCGGCACCGGGACAGCTTCGATCAGGCTGTGGCCCTCTTTGACCCGCCCGCCGAACATATCGAGATTCCCTACGAGGGCACCACGCTGCCCGGCTACTTCATCCGTCCGGACGACGCCCGCACGCCACGTCCCCTGCTGATCCTCAACAACGGCAGCGACGGCTCGGTGCTGTCGATGTGGACCTCCGGCGGCGCCGCCGCGATCGAGCGGGGATATCACATCTTGATCTTCGACGGGCCCGGTCAGGGCGCCGCCCTCTTCCGCCAACAGCTGTACTTCCGGCCCGACTGGGAAAAGGTCATCACCCCGGTCGTGGAGTACGCGCTTGGACGCCCGGAGGTTGACCCCAACCGGATCGCCCTGCAGGGCATCAGCCAGGGAGGGTACTGGGTGCCGCGCGCTCTGGCCTTCGAGCACCGGATCGCGGCGGCCATCGCGGACCCCGGCGTGGTGGACGTCTCCAGCTCCTGGCTTGAAAACCTGCCGGAGGAGCTGCGCGACTTTTTGCACACCCAGAACAAGGCCGCGTTCGACGCGGCCATGACCGAATACACGCAGCAGGTTCCCGAAGCCCGGGCCACGCTTGCCTTCCGGATGCGTCCGTACGGCATGACCTCGTTCTACGACGTGTTCCAGGCGGTACAAGCCTACACGCTGCGCGGCCTGACCGACCGGATCCGCTGCCCGCTGCTGGTGACCGACCCGGCCCGGGAGCAGTTCTGGCCGGGACAGTCACGGCAGCTGTATGACGCGCTGACCTGCCCCAAGACGCTCGTTCCCTTTACGGCCGAAGACGGTTCGGACCTGCACTGCGAGCCGCAGGCACTCGCCGTTCGCGACCAGCGCATTTTCGACTGGCTCGACGAGGTCCTGGGCTGA
- a CDS encoding DUF2268 domain-containing protein — translation MEIRAINALAALRAVLLAPGAERDREFVQQVMEPTRPLWETALQRMGAPTDTSGAVWEAARRLCFYTPDRGPERALEALGRLEAAGAWEQNLSDLRRASEALAPAAHGVNLPALHFAFVLADPDRMMPGTALYTGATAGPGWAMLLAWPTDYNLPRLSAVSVHELHHQVRFGYEPLFPDLSLGKYLVAEGLAEAFAAELCGEVRLGPWATTLTPADLEPLKPRYRAALQASDFNEVRGYIFGDLEETGAWGVPKLGLPPYAGYAVGYRMVRAYLERSGRSAVEATYLPWQEIVQGSGYLD, via the coding sequence ATGGAGATTCGCGCGATCAACGCGCTGGCCGCGCTGCGCGCGGTGCTGCTGGCCCCCGGGGCCGAGCGGGACAGGGAGTTTGTCCAGCAGGTGATGGAGCCCACCCGGCCCCTCTGGGAAACCGCGCTGCAACGCATGGGCGCGCCCACCGACACATCCGGTGCGGTCTGGGAGGCCGCCCGGCGCCTGTGTTTTTACACCCCCGACCGGGGACCGGAGCGTGCCCTCGAGGCGCTGGGCCGGCTCGAGGCGGCCGGAGCGTGGGAACAGAACCTGAGCGACCTGCGGCGCGCCAGCGAGGCCCTGGCGCCCGCCGCGCACGGCGTGAACCTGCCTGCGCTGCACTTCGCTTTCGTGCTGGCCGACCCGGACCGGATGATGCCCGGCACCGCGCTGTACACCGGGGCGACCGCCGGTCCCGGCTGGGCCATGCTGCTGGCGTGGCCCACCGACTACAACCTGCCGCGCCTGAGTGCGGTCAGCGTGCACGAACTGCACCACCAGGTGCGTTTCGGGTACGAGCCGCTGTTTCCCGACCTCAGTCTGGGCAAGTACCTCGTGGCCGAGGGGCTCGCCGAGGCTTTCGCGGCCGAACTGTGCGGCGAGGTGCGGCTGGGACCCTGGGCCACCACCCTCACCCCGGCCGACCTCGAGCCGCTCAAACCCCGCTACCGCGCCGCGCTGCAGGCCTCGGACTTTAACGAGGTGCGCGGTTACATCTTCGGGGACCTCGAGGAGACCGGGGCCTGGGGGGTGCCGAAACTGGGTCTGCCGCCGTATGCCGGGTACGCTGTGGGCTACCGCATGGTGCGCGCCTACCTCGAGCGCAGTGGGCGCAGTGCCGTAGAGGCCACCTACTTGCCCTGGCAGGAGATCGTGCAGGGCAGCGGTTACCTGGACTGA
- a CDS encoding MerR family transcriptional regulator — protein MIGHARYRIGELARISGVPVKTIRFYSDLGVLPPSEVSEGGHRLYSDLDLARLETVRSLRGVGLDLRTIARVMQSHAEQPNALNEVLRLQLETLNLELRQLQRRKTLLDAALRRCDALAYLRGAQALAELSARERHAFLRARLGRIFEQVPADPDWLEAVWGKQLLELPAELSDAQFGAWLELATLLSDEDFIAAMNRIGREYWGAFRSPAHREAFMQVSRRLEARLRAAALAGEAPDGPAGQRLIRALLRAQARAFGERATRAFARRQLERIARSTDPRAERFWELVAALHGWPASNESVRAAHAWQVRATEAYAFGAGRFNRAGGNAQRP, from the coding sequence GTGATAGGCCATGCCCGCTACCGGATAGGCGAACTGGCCCGCATCAGCGGCGTTCCGGTCAAGACCATACGCTTTTACTCGGATCTGGGCGTGCTCCCGCCCAGCGAGGTCAGCGAGGGCGGGCACCGCCTGTACTCGGACCTCGATCTCGCGCGCCTCGAAACGGTTCGCAGCCTGCGCGGGGTGGGGCTGGACCTGCGGACCATCGCGCGGGTGATGCAAAGCCACGCGGAGCAGCCGAACGCGCTGAACGAGGTGCTACGGCTGCAGCTCGAGACCCTGAACCTGGAGCTGCGCCAGTTGCAGCGGCGCAAAACGCTGCTGGACGCCGCACTGCGCCGCTGCGACGCCCTGGCTTACCTCAGGGGAGCCCAGGCGCTGGCCGAGCTGAGTGCCCGCGAGCGGCACGCCTTTTTACGCGCACGGCTGGGCCGGATCTTCGAGCAGGTTCCGGCCGATCCGGACTGGCTCGAGGCCGTGTGGGGCAAACAGTTGCTCGAGTTGCCCGCCGAACTCAGCGACGCGCAGTTCGGGGCGTGGCTGGAACTCGCAACGCTGCTGTCCGACGAGGACTTTATCGCGGCCATGAACCGCATCGGGCGCGAGTACTGGGGTGCTTTCCGCAGCCCCGCGCACCGCGAGGCGTTCATGCAGGTCAGCCGCCGTCTCGAGGCGCGCCTGCGGGCGGCGGCCCTGGCGGGCGAAGCTCCGGACGGACCTGCGGGGCAGCGCCTGATCCGCGCGTTGCTGCGCGCGCAGGCCCGCGCCTTCGGGGAACGCGCAACCCGCGCCTTCGCGCGGCGCCAGCTCGAGCGCATCGCGCGCAGCACCGACCCGCGCGCAGAACGTTTTTGGGAGCTGGTCGCGGCGCTGCACGGCTGGCCGGCAAGCAACGAGAGCGTGCGGGCCGCGCACGCCTGGCAAGTCCGGGCCACCGAGGCCTACGCCTTTGGCGCGGGCCGTTTCAATCGGGCAGGCGGCAACGCTCAGCGCCCGTAA
- a CDS encoding amino acid ABC transporter ATP-binding protein translates to MSGANAPVVRIEGLSKRFGGLEVLHDVNLEVLRGEVVAVIGPSGSGKSTLLRCVNRLEEPDAGVVEVAGVRLEAHARGQAARVRELRQRTAMVFQSFNLFPHLTALENVIEGPITVRRVPRAQAEARGLELLARVGLSDKAHAYPAQLSGGQKQRVAIARALAMDPEVLLLDEPTSALDPELVGEVLGVIRDLALEGRTMLLVTHEMRFARDVARRVVFMDGGRVVEQGEPQAFFAAPRTERARRFLGRFEAQRER, encoded by the coding sequence GTGAGCGGGGCAAATGCGCCGGTGGTGCGCATCGAAGGTCTGTCCAAGCGCTTTGGCGGGCTTGAGGTGCTGCACGACGTGAACCTCGAGGTGTTGCGCGGCGAGGTGGTGGCGGTCATCGGCCCTTCGGGCTCGGGCAAGAGCACGCTGCTGCGCTGCGTCAACCGTCTCGAGGAGCCGGACGCGGGCGTGGTGGAGGTGGCGGGCGTGCGCCTCGAGGCCCACGCCCGCGGGCAGGCGGCGCGCGTGCGCGAACTGCGCCAGCGCACGGCCATGGTGTTCCAGAGCTTCAACCTGTTTCCGCACCTGACTGCGCTGGAAAACGTCATCGAGGGGCCCATCACCGTGCGGCGCGTTCCGCGCGCCCAGGCCGAGGCCCGCGGCCTCGAGCTGCTGGCCCGCGTGGGCCTGAGCGACAAGGCCCACGCGTATCCCGCGCAGCTCTCGGGCGGTCAGAAGCAGCGGGTGGCCATCGCCCGCGCCCTGGCCATGGACCCCGAGGTGCTGCTGCTCGACGAGCCCACCAGCGCCCTGGACCCCGAACTGGTCGGGGAGGTGCTGGGCGTGATCCGCGACCTGGCCCTCGAGGGGCGCACCATGCTGCTGGTCACGCACGAAATGCGCTTCGCACGGGACGTGGCGAGGCGGGTGGTGTTCATGGACGGCGGTCGGGTGGTGGAGCAGGGCGAACCGCAGGCCTTTTTCGCGGCACCCCGGACCGAGCGGGCGCGGCGTTTCCTGGGGCGCTTCGAAGCGCAGCGCGAGCGGTAG
- a CDS encoding amino acid ABC transporter permease, translated as MQAVLESLPLMLRGAGVTLGFALAAMVLGLILGFLTALARISKLRALQGLARTYVSAIRGTPLLVQIFVIYYGLPSIGVRLDAITAGIIALSVNVGAYISESIRSAILSLDKGQWEAAYSLGMTTPQALRRIVVPQALRVALPTIANSYISLIKDTSLVSVIAVTELLLSTRQAIARTLDPLPLYLAAAAIYWVLSTVFATLQDRLEARLERGR; from the coding sequence ATGCAAGCCGTCCTCGAATCCTTGCCGCTGATGCTGCGCGGCGCCGGTGTGACGCTGGGTTTCGCGCTGGCCGCGATGGTGTTGGGCTTGATCCTGGGATTCCTGACCGCGCTGGCGCGCATCTCGAAGCTGCGCGCCCTGCAGGGTCTGGCCCGAACCTACGTGTCGGCCATCCGCGGTACCCCGCTGCTGGTGCAGATCTTCGTGATCTACTACGGGCTTCCCAGCATCGGTGTCCGGCTCGACGCGATCACGGCCGGCATCATCGCCCTCTCGGTCAACGTGGGTGCCTACATCTCCGAAAGCATCCGCTCAGCGATCTTGTCGCTCGACAAAGGACAGTGGGAGGCCGCCTACTCGCTGGGCATGACCACCCCGCAGGCCCTGCGCCGCATCGTCGTACCGCAGGCCCTGCGGGTCGCCCTCCCCACCATCGCCAACTCGTACATCAGCCTGATCAAGGACACCTCGCTGGTCTCGGTGATCGCGGTGACCGAACTGCTGCTCTCCACCCGGCAGGCCATCGCCCGCACGCTCGATCCGCTGCCGCTGTACCTGGCCGCCGCCGCCATCTACTGGGTGCTCTCGACCGTGTTCGCCACGCTGCAAGACCGCCTCGAGGCCAGACTGGAGCGTGGACGGTGA
- a CDS encoding transporter substrate-binding domain-containing protein gives MLRTLTLLGTLALLLGACSNSNDLLDRVKQSGTLKIGLEGTYPPFNYRDPSGELTGFDVDIARAIAEKMNVKAEFVTGDFSGLIAGLQAGQYDVVVNQIAITPERQENLDFSEPYVVSSPQLIQRRDDTQEYASLEDLQGKRLGVGEGSNYAQMAEEVGGIQTRTYPAASETLADLAAGRIDAALNDSLLVAYLIKETTLPVRPGAQVGEVIEMGIPFQKNNPKFKEAIDDALEAIKNDGTYQRISDKWFGVDVSKAPSERGE, from the coding sequence ATGCTCAGAACCCTAACCCTGCTCGGTACCCTGGCCCTGCTGCTTGGCGCCTGCTCCAACTCGAACGACCTGCTCGACCGCGTCAAGCAGAGCGGAACGCTCAAAATCGGCCTCGAGGGTACTTACCCCCCGTTCAACTACCGCGACCCCAGCGGTGAGCTCACCGGCTTCGACGTGGACATCGCGCGTGCCATCGCCGAAAAGATGAATGTAAAAGCCGAATTTGTCACCGGTGACTTCTCCGGCCTGATCGCCGGGCTGCAAGCCGGGCAGTACGACGTGGTGGTCAACCAGATCGCCATTACCCCCGAGCGTCAGGAGAACCTGGACTTCTCCGAACCGTACGTTGTTTCCAGCCCGCAGCTGATCCAGCGCCGCGACGACACCCAGGAGTACGCCTCCCTCGAGGACCTGCAGGGCAAACGCCTCGGCGTGGGCGAGGGCAGCAACTACGCCCAGATGGCCGAGGAGGTCGGCGGTATCCAGACCCGCACCTACCCGGCTGCCTCGGAGACCTTGGCCGACCTCGCCGCCGGACGCATCGACGCTGCGCTCAACGACAGCCTGCTGGTTGCCTACCTGATCAAAGAAACGACCCTGCCGGTGCGCCCCGGCGCGCAGGTCGGCGAGGTGATCGAGATGGGCATCCCCTTCCAGAAAAACAACCCCAAGTTCAAAGAGGCCATCGACGACGCCCTCGAGGCGATCAAGAACGACGGCACCTACCAGCGCATCTCGGACAAGTGGTTCGGGGTGGACGTCAGCAAGGCTCCGTCCGAACGCGGAGAATAA
- a CDS encoding G8 domain-containing protein, which yields MPTPASGDTPPDHNGSTPTAPDGSGTPAPGATPLRWSDPATWGGKLPAEGDTVTIPTGKRILLDQNPPALGGLTVLGTLEFDRRDLELRTDWIMLHGHLEIGSETRPFTQQARIILTDRKPGEDLMGMGDKVIGVMGGTLDIHGEARGPVWTRLAQTAPAGAQEIVLEGATQWRVGDRIVIASTDFDPAQAEERLIRSVSGNRIGLSEPLKYTHWGQKFNYGGTELDERAEVALLTRNVRIEGEEATSLSGIGAQMMVMDGGKARLENLELTRVGQRNVLRRYPIHFHMLGAGGTGSYVRSAAIHGSFNRCLTVHGTNNLEIKNNVAYNAVGHCYFLEDGAETGNVFEKNLGILTRKPDANRGEQPLLDSDRTPATFWITHPANTFVGNVAAGSQGTGFWIALPEHPTGLSGQTAAAAAIWPRRTPLGRFEGNVAHSNANFGLDVDHAPKADGSFTETASYDPRSNPADPKSSPVIARFENFTAFKNRNQAIWLRGRNHVVSGAKLADNAVGVTLASSESGVENSLIVGETANLGTPNPWEIKGPGGRSLPRPWNDGSDFPLRGFEFYDGQVWAKNVTFADFREVITSDGRTRKASGLSYRRRNSFSLNPHNYIEGARWLDNSPRVYFEDPMNAHDGDKSSAFVDRDGSVTGKAGTQVVSKGPLLFDGSCSLRAEWNAYTCNKKYGRFFLEDLARAGSGPVTLEREDGASVTLVGTPAEPPRSFSTTLEANRSYQLSFANGAPSRFRVGLTLREGGDTLRLSLPYPGGTPTIYRDWWIDARNTLKRVGSVAELEASTGDSYFLEGGVLHLKLMVKPGGNQMVLDVCRQAGCT from the coding sequence GTGCCCACCCCCGCTTCCGGAGACACCCCACCGGATCACAATGGTTCTACCCCGACCGCCCCCGACGGCTCCGGCACCCCTGCACCCGGCGCAACACCGCTGCGCTGGTCTGATCCCGCAACCTGGGGCGGAAAACTGCCCGCCGAAGGCGACACGGTCACCATCCCCACAGGCAAACGTATCCTGCTGGACCAAAATCCCCCGGCCCTGGGCGGCCTGACCGTGCTGGGCACGCTCGAGTTCGACCGCCGCGACCTCGAGTTGCGCACCGACTGGATCATGCTGCACGGCCACCTCGAGATCGGCAGCGAAACACGGCCCTTCACCCAGCAGGCCCGCATCATCCTCACCGACCGCAAACCCGGCGAGGACCTGATGGGCATGGGGGATAAGGTCATCGGCGTGATGGGCGGCACCCTGGACATTCACGGCGAAGCGCGCGGACCGGTCTGGACCCGTCTCGCCCAGACCGCCCCTGCCGGCGCGCAGGAGATCGTCCTCGAGGGCGCTACCCAGTGGCGGGTCGGGGACCGCATCGTGATCGCCTCGACCGACTTCGATCCGGCCCAGGCCGAAGAGCGTCTGATCCGCTCGGTCAGCGGCAACCGCATCGGTCTGTCCGAACCGCTCAAGTACACGCACTGGGGCCAGAAATTCAACTACGGCGGCACCGAGCTCGATGAGCGCGCCGAAGTCGCCCTGCTCACCCGCAACGTGCGCATCGAAGGCGAAGAAGCCACCAGCCTCTCGGGCATTGGCGCACAGATGATGGTGATGGACGGCGGCAAGGCCCGCCTCGAGAACCTCGAGCTGACCCGGGTGGGCCAGCGCAACGTCTTGCGGCGCTACCCGATTCACTTTCACATGCTGGGCGCAGGCGGAACCGGTTCGTACGTGCGCAGCGCCGCCATTCACGGCTCGTTCAACCGCTGCCTGACCGTACACGGCACCAACAACCTCGAGATCAAGAACAACGTCGCCTACAACGCGGTCGGTCACTGCTACTTCCTCGAGGACGGCGCCGAGACCGGCAACGTCTTCGAGAAAAACCTCGGCATCTTGACCCGCAAGCCCGACGCCAACCGCGGCGAGCAGCCGCTGCTCGACTCGGACCGCACGCCGGCCACCTTCTGGATCACGCACCCCGCGAACACGTTCGTGGGCAACGTGGCCGCAGGCTCGCAAGGTACGGGCTTCTGGATCGCGCTGCCCGAACATCCCACCGGGCTTTCCGGCCAGACTGCCGCCGCCGCCGCCATCTGGCCGCGCCGCACTCCCCTGGGCCGCTTCGAGGGCAACGTGGCGCACTCCAACGCCAACTTCGGTCTCGACGTGGACCACGCACCCAAGGCCGACGGTTCGTTCACCGAAACCGCCTCGTACGATCCGCGCAGCAATCCGGCTGACCCCAAGTCCAGCCCGGTCATCGCCCGCTTCGAGAACTTCACGGCCTTTAAAAACCGCAATCAGGCCATCTGGCTGCGCGGGCGCAACCACGTGGTCAGCGGAGCCAAACTCGCCGACAACGCCGTGGGCGTCACGCTCGCCTCCAGCGAATCCGGCGTCGAGAACAGCCTGATCGTGGGCGAAACGGCCAACTTGGGAACGCCTAACCCCTGGGAGATCAAGGGGCCCGGCGGCCGCAGCCTGCCGCGTCCCTGGAACGATGGCAGCGACTTCCCGCTGCGCGGCTTCGAGTTCTACGACGGTCAGGTCTGGGCCAAAAACGTCACCTTCGCAGACTTCCGCGAGGTCATCACCAGCGACGGCCGGACCCGCAAGGCCAGCGGCCTCAGCTACCGCCGCCGCAACTCCTTCTCGCTCAACCCGCACAACTACATCGAAGGGGCCCGCTGGCTCGACAACTCCCCCCGGGTGTACTTCGAAGACCCGATGAACGCTCACGACGGCGACAAGTCCTCGGCTTTCGTTGACCGCGACGGCTCGGTCACCGGCAAGGCCGGAACGCAAGTTGTTTCCAAGGGCCCGCTGCTCTTCGACGGCAGCTGCAGTCTGCGCGCCGAATGGAACGCCTACACCTGCAACAAGAAGTACGGACGCTTCTTCCTCGAGGACCTCGCCCGGGCAGGCAGCGGCCCTGTGACCCTCGAGCGCGAAGACGGAGCCAGCGTGACCCTGGTGGGCACCCCGGCCGAGCCTCCCCGCTCCTTCTCCACCACGCTCGAGGCCAACCGCAGCTACCAGCTCTCGTTCGCCAACGGTGCGCCCAGCCGCTTCCGGGTGGGCCTGACCCTGCGCGAGGGCGGCGATACCCTGCGCCTGAGCCTGCCCTATCCGGGCGGCACCCCCACCATCTACCGCGACTGGTGGATCGACGCGCGCAACACCCTCAAGCGGGTCGGCAGCGTGGCAGAACTGGAAGCCAGCACCGGGGACAGCTACTTCCTCGAGGGCGGCGTGCTGCACCTCAAGCTGATGGTGAAGCCGGGCGGCAACCAGATGGTGCTCGACGTGTGCCGTCAGGCCGGCTGCACCTGA
- a CDS encoding HpcH/HpaI aldolase/citrate lyase family protein, whose translation MRHVRLGASLYVPATRPDLIEIGSGHKFPLRSVILCTEDSVLERDLEFALDNLAYALPRLEPTPMLRFVRVRSPEVLRVLLAQEGIGNIDGFVLPKVTAHNLYAYAALLGPEHAHALMPTLETREVFDPQHLRELRELLLEDGLRERILSLRIGGNDLLNLLGLRRVRGRTVYETPLAPVITQLLTAFKPYGFNLSAPVYDFTQDPQTLARETALDLEHGLLGKTAIHPDQVGVIEAAYRVDPGDLEMARRILEDGAAAVFRVGDAMCEPATHRRWAETILARAEVYGILEGQPVC comes from the coding sequence ATGAGACACGTCCGCCTGGGAGCCTCGCTGTACGTTCCCGCGACCCGCCCCGATCTGATCGAGATCGGCTCGGGCCACAAATTTCCGTTGCGCTCGGTGATCTTGTGCACCGAGGACTCGGTCCTCGAGCGCGACCTCGAGTTCGCTCTGGACAACCTGGCCTACGCGCTGCCCCGCCTGGAGCCCACCCCGATGCTGCGCTTCGTGCGGGTGCGCTCGCCCGAGGTGCTGCGTGTCCTGCTGGCGCAAGAAGGCATCGGGAACATCGACGGCTTCGTGCTGCCCAAGGTCACCGCCCACAACCTCTACGCCTACGCCGCGTTGCTCGGCCCCGAACACGCCCACGCGCTGATGCCGACCCTCGAGACCCGCGAGGTGTTCGATCCGCAGCACCTGCGCGAGCTGCGCGAGCTGCTGCTCGAAGACGGCCTGCGCGAGCGCATCCTGAGCCTGCGCATCGGGGGCAACGACTTGCTGAACCTGCTGGGTCTGCGCCGCGTGCGGGGACGCACCGTGTACGAAACCCCGCTGGCTCCGGTGATCACCCAGCTGCTCACCGCCTTCAAGCCCTACGGCTTTAACCTCTCGGCCCCGGTTTACGACTTTACCCAGGACCCACAGACCCTGGCCCGCGAGACAGCCCTCGACCTCGAGCACGGCCTGCTGGGCAAGACTGCCATTCATCCGGACCAGGTCGGGGTGATCGAGGCCGCTTACCGCGTGGACCCCGGCGACCTCGAGATGGCCCGCCGCATCCTCGAGGACGGGGCCGCCGCCGTGTTCCGGGTGGGGGACGCGATGTGCGAACCGGCGACCCACCGGCGCTGGGCCGAAACCATTTTGGCGCGTGCCGAGGTGTACGGCATCCTCGAGGGTCAACCGGTCTGCTAG
- a CDS encoding cysteine protease StiP family protein: MSSAEPAALRPHSAGFSGSYAPDDVTFLLDRVQPDFTDVLEKERLIQAGERHYGELLSPEPAPDAAYLEVFERAVERNGARLAADLRRLAVNIQQQRPDGITLVSLARGGTPVGVLLGRILRELHGLAVRHYSVSIIRDHGVDTVALRQILEAGHAPESLVFVDGWTGKGVIARELERSVRAFNAVHDLRLDPGLFAVADLCGAAAVSATADDYLIPSAVLNATVSGLISRSLLPARPGARHGAALLSDLAAWDRSRAFVDAIWARVPQADLAALPLPDRAALRGRSAAFLDEAARRWNAEWPNFVKPGVGEATRVLLRRVPERLLLRESDHPDTEHLRHLAAAKGVPVEIVPDLPYRATALIRSLSEGA; encoded by the coding sequence ATGTCCAGCGCTGAACCGGCAGCCCTGCGGCCGCACAGCGCGGGTTTCAGCGGCAGCTACGCGCCCGATGATGTCACTTTTCTGCTCGACCGCGTCCAGCCGGACTTTACCGACGTCCTCGAGAAGGAACGGCTGATCCAGGCCGGAGAGCGGCACTACGGTGAACTGCTCAGCCCCGAGCCCGCGCCGGATGCGGCGTATCTCGAGGTCTTCGAACGCGCCGTGGAGCGCAACGGTGCCCGCCTCGCCGCCGATTTGCGCAGGCTGGCCGTGAACATTCAGCAGCAGCGTCCGGACGGGATCACCCTGGTGTCGCTCGCGCGTGGCGGCACGCCGGTCGGGGTGCTGCTGGGCCGGATCTTGCGCGAATTGCACGGCCTTGCGGTCAGGCACTACTCGGTTTCGATCATCCGCGATCACGGCGTGGACACGGTGGCGCTGCGCCAGATCCTCGAGGCCGGGCACGCGCCCGAGTCGCTGGTGTTCGTAGACGGCTGGACCGGCAAGGGCGTGATCGCCCGCGAACTCGAGCGCAGCGTGCGCGCTTTTAATGCCGTGCACGACCTGCGCCTTGACCCGGGCCTGTTCGCAGTAGCCGATCTGTGCGGGGCCGCAGCCGTCTCGGCTACGGCCGACGACTACCTGATTCCTTCGGCGGTGCTCAACGCGACGGTCTCGGGCCTGATCAGCCGCTCGCTGCTGCCCGCCCGTCCGGGTGCCCGCCACGGCGCGGCCCTGCTGTCCGACCTGGCCGCCTGGGACCGCTCGCGCGCCTTCGTGGACGCGATCTGGGCCCGGGTACCCCAGGCGGATCTTGCGGCCTTGCCGCTTCCGGACCGCGCCGCGCTCAGAGGCCGCTCGGCGGCCTTTCTGGACGAGGCTGCGCGCCGCTGGAACGCCGAATGGCCCAACTTCGTCAAGCCCGGTGTGGGCGAGGCCACCCGCGTGCTGCTGCGCCGTGTGCCCGAACGCCTGCTGCTGCGCGAGTCCGATCACCCCGATACCGAGCACCTGCGGCACCTCGCCGCAGCCAAAGGTGTTCCGGTCGAAATTGTGCCCGACTTGCCGTACCGCGCGACCGCGCTGATCCGCAGTCTTTCGGAGGGAGCATGA
- a CDS encoding haloacid dehalogenase: MRTVAFVDLDDTLFQTRPKCPPGEELRCAALGRDGQPLSFMTARQQHFLEHLLRGALVVPVTGRDRDAFGRVQLRLEGHAVLDHGATLLDPGGRENPEWAARTRAALEAVKSDLDALLAACLDFCLEHGLGITPRVLEREGYPVYLLLRHPRRYPDTDLVALERVRRFVVARVEALYAARLRVIANGNNITVLPRAVSKERAVAFLMERLRAEHGELFTLGVGDSISDFGFMSLCDFAVTPQGSQIARAFLEADHVQR; this comes from the coding sequence ATGCGAACCGTAGCTTTTGTCGACCTCGACGACACCCTGTTCCAGACCCGCCCCAAGTGTCCGCCCGGCGAGGAACTGCGCTGCGCGGCCCTCGGCCGCGACGGACAACCGCTCTCGTTCATGACCGCCCGTCAGCAGCACTTTCTGGAGCACCTGCTGCGCGGCGCCCTGGTCGTCCCGGTGACCGGGCGGGACCGGGACGCGTTCGGCCGGGTGCAGCTGCGCCTCGAGGGGCACGCTGTTCTCGATCACGGAGCCACGCTGCTCGACCCGGGCGGCCGCGAGAACCCCGAGTGGGCCGCACGCACCCGCGCGGCCCTCGAGGCGGTCAAGAGCGATCTGGACGCGCTGCTTGCCGCCTGCTTGGACTTCTGCCTCGAGCATGGTCTGGGTATCACGCCCCGGGTCCTCGAGCGCGAGGGGTATCCGGTTTATCTGCTGCTGCGCCATCCCAGGCGCTATCCCGACACGGACCTGGTGGCCCTCGAGCGCGTCCGGCGCTTTGTGGTCGCCCGGGTCGAGGCCCTGTACGCCGCGCGCCTGCGGGTGATCGCCAACGGCAACAACATCACCGTGCTGCCGCGTGCGGTCTCCAAGGAGCGGGCAGTCGCTTTCCTGATGGAACGGCTGCGTGCCGAGCACGGCGAACTGTTCACGCTGGGCGTGGGCGACTCGATCTCGGACTTCGGCTTCATGAGCCTGTGCGACTTCGCAGTTACGCCGCAGGGCAGCCAGATCGCCCGGGCCTTTCTCGAGGCGGATCATGTCCAGCGCTGA